A genomic window from Streptomyces sp. NBC_01429 includes:
- a CDS encoding heat shock protein transcriptional repressor HspR — translation MDRDGRARSGFGRAYQLTEETPVYVISVAAQLSGLHPQTLRQYDRLGLVSPDRTAGRGRRYSARDIELLRQVQQLSQDEGINLAGIKRIIELENQVAALQARIAELSTAVDGAAAAMRQREAQVHASYRRDLVPYQDVQQTSALVVWRPKRPTD, via the coding sequence TGACCGAGGAGACGCCGGTGTACGTCATCTCGGTGGCGGCCCAGCTCTCCGGACTGCATCCGCAGACGCTCAGGCAGTACGACCGGCTCGGGCTGGTCTCCCCGGACCGTACGGCGGGGCGCGGGCGCCGCTACTCGGCCCGTGACATCGAGCTGCTCCGGCAGGTGCAGCAGCTGTCGCAGGACGAGGGCATCAACCTCGCCGGCATCAAGCGGATCATCGAGCTGGAGAACCAGGTCGCCGCGCTCCAGGCCCGTATCGCCGAGCTGTCCACGGCGGTCGACGGAGCGGCGGCGGCGATGCGCCAGCGCGAGGCACAGGTGCACGCCTCGTACCGCCGGGACCTGGTGCCGTACCAGGACGTGCAGCAGACGAGCGCCCTGGTGGTGTGGCGGCCGAAGCGGCCGACGGACTGA